The sequence GTTGCCTTGGCACCACGCGCACGCATGGCCGTAAAGGCTTCGTGACCCGGGGTGTCGAGGAAGGTAACCATGCCACGTTCGGTTTCGACGTGATAGGCACCAATGTGCTGGGTAATGCCGCCCGCTTCGCCCGCAGCCACCTTGGCGGCACGGATGCGGTCGAGCAAGGAGGTCTTGCCGTGGTCGACGTGGCCCATCACGGTCACCACCGGCGCACGCGGCTCCAGCGGCACGTCCTTGTGCTCGTCGCTCTCCTCGAGGAAGGCGTCGGGATCATCCAGCTTGGCGGCATGCGCCTTGTGGCCCATTTCCTCGACGATGATCATCGCCGTTTCCTGGTCCAGCACCTGGTTGATGGTGACCATCGAACCCATCTTCATCAGCGCCTTGATCACTTCGGTGGCCTTGATCGCCATCTTGTGGGCCAGTTCGGCCACGGTGATGGTTTCGGGCACATGCACGTCGTGCACCACCGGATCGACCGGCGCCTTGAAGTTGGTGCTGGTCTGCTGGTCACGCTGATTGCGCGAGTTGCGGCCACCACCGGCGCGCTTGCCGCCGCGCCAGTTGGTGGTCCCGGCCGGGCTGTCGGCGCCGCGCGTCTTCAGCGTACGGCGCTTGCCGCCGTCACCGGCATTGGCATCCTTGCGACTCTGTTCGTCTTTCTGCGGCTTGTGGAGGGTGTGTCCACCCTCGTCGGCCTTGCCTTTTGCCTTGGCTTTGGCGCCTTCGGCCGCCTCGAGCTTGGCGCGCTCGGCAGCGGCACGTGCCGCCGCTTCACGCTCTTCGCGTGCCTGGCGGTCGGCCAGCTGGCGGGCAAGCAGTTCGGAGTGGCGGCGGGATTCGGCCTCACGCGCCTGAATCTCGGCCGGATCGAGCAGCTCGGAGATCTGGACGCGGCGCACGCGGCGCTTGGTCGTGGGCGCCGCGGCGGCGGTCGTGTCGTCGTCGTCGCCTTCATCGGCGTCGCCACCGGCTTCCGCGGCCACCGGCGCAGCGGGCGCCTTGGTGTCGGGCTTGGCCGGGGCCTTCACCACTTCAGGCTCAGGCTCGGGTTCCGGCGCCGGGGCCTCCTTGGCAACCGGCACTTCCTCAGCAACCACCGGCGCCGCCGCTGCAGCAGGCGCCGCCTCGGGTTCGGCCGGCGTCACCACCGGGGTCTCGGCAACCACCGGGGTCACCTCAACGACATCGGCCACCGGCGCTTCGGGCGCAACCGGCTCGGCCACGGGGGCTGCCTCGGGGGCCACGTCGGCATCCTTGCGCGCCTCGGCCTCGGCAACCAGTTCGTCACGCTTGACGAACACCCGCTTCTTGCGCACTTCAACCTGAACAGTGCGTGCACGGCCGGTCGAGTCGGTCGCCTTGATCTCGCTCGTTTCCTTGCGCGTCAGGGTGATCTTCGACTTGGACTTGTCTTCACCGTGCGAGCGGCGCAGGTAGTCAAGCAGCTTGGTCTTGTCCTGTTCGGTGAGGCGATCATCGACATTGCCGATACTCACACCGGCCTTCTTCAACTGCTCGAGCAGCAAGGCCGCCGGCATTTTCAGCTCGCCGGCAAACTGTGTAACGGTTATTTGTTCCATCTTCCCCCCTTGCCTTACTCGAACCAGTGCGCGCG comes from Denitromonas sp. and encodes:
- the infB gene encoding translation initiation factor IF-2, giving the protein MEQITVTQFAGELKMPAALLLEQLKKAGVSIGNVDDRLTEQDKTKLLDYLRRSHGEDKSKSKITLTRKETSEIKATDSTGRARTVQVEVRKKRVFVKRDELVAEAEARKDADVAPEAAPVAEPVAPEAPVADVVEVTPVVAETPVVTPAEPEAAPAAAAAPVVAEEVPVAKEAPAPEPEPEPEVVKAPAKPDTKAPAAPVAAEAGGDADEGDDDDTTAAAAPTTKRRVRRVQISELLDPAEIQAREAESRRHSELLARQLADRQAREEREAAARAAAERAKLEAAEGAKAKAKGKADEGGHTLHKPQKDEQSRKDANAGDGGKRRTLKTRGADSPAGTTNWRGGKRAGGGRNSRNQRDQQTSTNFKAPVDPVVHDVHVPETITVAELAHKMAIKATEVIKALMKMGSMVTINQVLDQETAMIIVEEMGHKAHAAKLDDPDAFLEESDEHKDVPLEPRAPVVTVMGHVDHGKTSLLDRIRAAKVAAGEAGGITQHIGAYHVETERGMVTFLDTPGHEAFTAMRARGAKATDIVVLVVAADDGVMPQTKEAIHHAQAAGVPLVVAVNKIDKPEANPERVKQELVSEGVVPEEYGGEAMFVSVSAKTGQGIDDLLEAILLQAEVLELNAQYDAPAKGLIVEARLDKGRGAVASLLVQSGTLRKGDVMLVGATFGRIRAMLDENGKPIEEAGPSIPVEILGLSDVPAAGDEAIVLADERKAREIALFRQGKFRDVKLAKQQAAKLENMLEQMGESEVKTLPLIIKADVQGSQEALVHALQKLSTDEVRVKVIHGAVGAITESDVNLAQASGGVIIGFNTRADAKARGLAENFGVDLRYYNIIYDAVDEVKAALSGMLSPEKREEVIGTVEVRQVFTVSKIGTIAGCYVLEGIVKRGSKVRVLRDNVVIHTGELESLKRFKDDVKEVKSAFECGLSLKNFNDIQEGDHLEVFEVREVARSL